The window ATTGGACGGCAATCCCAAAACGCGGCACGTCTCTCCCTTCAGCGGCGCATCGCGGCATGCTCCAAACGCGAATCCGTCGTTCGAGAAGGCGATCCGATTGGACAGCGAGCGAGACTGCGCGATGTCGTAGTTCCAGCAGATCGCAAGGACGCGGCCGTCGCTGAGTCGAGTCAAGGCTTGTTCGAAGGCGCCTAGCGATGGATGGTCTTGACGAACGACCTGAACCAACTCGCCCCACGTTTCGCCCCCGTCGCGAGAGGCGAACGCCAGTCCGTCGTGACGCCAAGGGCTTTCTCGGCCTGACCAATCCGGCCAAGCGCTGGTGACTACCAAGAGTCGGTCCTCCCCTATGGAGAAGGGGGGGGCGCACGTTTCAAACGATGGCCAGTCCACGGGGAGCGAGACGGAGAGCGGCCGGGACCATGTGCGGCCTCCGTCGAGAGATCGCTGAGTTACGAAGTCGGTACGACAGAACCCGCGCGTCTCGGGATTCAAGAGTCCCAGGTCCGGGCGACTCCGATCGAATAGGCATCCCCAGGCCAACAATTCGCCCGGCCTGACCTGTCCCACGCGGCACGTCGTCGAGACAATGTGCGTCCGCTCGTCGGGCAAGAGAATCGCGACCGGCTCGCTCCACGACTCGCCGCCGTCGCACGATCGGCTGCATACCGATCGAACGTCGATCGCCTCAAAGGCGCTGCCGAGGTCGAAAGCGACGAAGACCTCGCCCGACGGAAGTTCTGCCGCCGTCGGAAAGAACGCATGGCGACTGTGCAAATGGGGCAGCGGATTGCGATAAACGATTCCCGTGCCGACAACTTCAATCGTCCCCATGGGTCTCGACTCATGCGCAGCAGGATAGGCTTGGGATACGCCATTGACAGAGAGTTATTTTACGAGCAAAATAAACCACCGCAAGTCGGCGCTGACTTGGACTGGTTTTGCACGAGTTGGGCTGCAATACCAGGCATCTTGGAGCGCGATCCGACGCTGACCGATCGTCCCTCGCTTGATGTTCCCTTTCTCCAAAGATCAATGACGCCGACTCAGTCGCTGCTTATCGCGATGAACGTGGCCCCGGTTGATTGGTGGATACTGGGAGGTTCGTTTGTTCTGCTCCTGACGATCGCTGTCAAGATCAACCAGCAGTGCCGCAGCGTGGCGGACTATCTCATTTCTGGCCGCAAAGTGCGACTGTGGCTGGGCATGGGCGCTGGCATCGCAGGCGAGGTCGGTTTAGTCACGATTGTCTCCATCTGCGAGCAGGGCTATCTCCGCGGATTTGGTTTCATTCTTATCGGCCTGCTCAGCACACTCATCCTGGCACCCCTGTTCGGAATCTTCGGTTTTGGCATCGAGCGATTTCGAGCGTCGAAAGTGATGACCGTATCGCAGTACCTCGAGATGCGTTATTCGCGTCGACTGAGGATCCTCTCCGGCATTCTCAATGCACTGGCTGGCGTGCTGCAGATGTGCATTTTTCCGATCATCGGCGCTCGCTTTCTACGGGCTCTAATCGACGCGCCTGCCGTCGTCTCCCAGTGGGGACTGACCGCCCCCACGGAATGGATTCTCATGGGAGCGCTCCTGAGTTGCACCGTGATATTCACGTTTCTGGGCGGTTACGTGACGCTTATCGTCACGAACTTTCTGCAGATGATCGTGATAATGGTGGCGATCTATTGGCTATTTTTCTATCTGATCGCCGACATCGGCGTTCAAAACCTATGGACGACGTTGGAGAATACTAAAGGACTCGCAGGCTTTTATCCGTTTGCCGCTGAAGGCGACGCTTACGGCTTCGTCTGGTTTTCCTGGCTGATGACGATGAGCGTTCTGCTGCAGTTCTCCTATGGACCCTACCTGCAGAAGTACGCCTCGATGGACCGTCCCAAGACGGTCTCGCGCGCATTCTTGTTAAGCTCTCTCTTTACGAACGGTCGTACGTTCGTGGTTCTCGGGCTTGGTGTGTGCGCGCTCGCCGCGCTCGGCGAAACTCCCCCAGACGCGCTGGGAGCGTCAAAGGCCGAATGGAGTACCTTGGCGACGCCTTACTACCTGTCGTCCGTGGTACCGCCCGTACTGATGGGCGTGCTGTTGTCCGGTCTGGTGTTCGCCGATATCTCGACGACAGATCAATATGTCTTGAGTTGGTCGACCGCGATCGTCAACGACTGCATTTGCCCGTTCTTGAAGAGTCCCCTGTCGCCCGAAACGCACATCCGCGCCGTTCGTATGACGATCGTCGCCTTGTGCGGCCTCTTCTTCGTATTCGGCATGTTCTACTCGCCGACTCTGCCGCTGTGGGACTATTTGTGGCTGTGTGCCAATATCATCGGCGGCACGGGGATCGCAATGCTCATGGGCATGTATTGGTCCAAAACGACGACAGCGGGAGCCTACGCGGCCGTCCTGATCTGTTTGATACTTCCGCTTGCGGACTTGGCCTCGCGACAGATTTACGCAATGCGACATCCGGACGGCATCTATCCCATTGCTTCAGAAACGACGGGACTCGGGACATACGTCATTGCGCTCGTCGCGTTGGTAGTCGTCTCGCTGGCATCCGGCGGGCCCACTCGGTTCTGGGATCTTGCACGCGACGTGCAAGTTCAGAACGAAGCTGAGGCATAGCATTTCACGCGAACCCCGCAGCACCCCCTCCTCTCCGCTTCCAATGTGGACTATCACTTTCAACTCGGACCTTGCCCCCTGGTCGCAGTTCGTCTTCTGGTACGTAGCGATCAACGCCGTTTTGTGCGCACTATTTACATTGGTTGTCGCAGTCGGCGGAGCGTTCGATCTCAGGTTTCTGTGGCGAGCCCTGCGCGAGGGAGACGTCGACGAGGCCGACGATGGACGAGTGGTCGAACGCGGGCCGGCTTCGCCGGAGAGGACGGATAAGTATCGTCAAGGAGATGCGCGTGAGTAAGACTCATCAAGTTCTCGTGATCGGCGGCGGATCAATCGGCGAGCGTCATGTCCGATCCTTTCTCGCCACAAGACGGTGTACCGTCGCTGTGTGCGAACCGAACGAGTTACGTCTCCGACAACTTGCCGACAGGTACGATCTGGCCGCAGATTTCAAGAGCACGGATGAACTGACGGATTACGTTCCTGACATCTCTGTGATTGCGACGCCCGCTGACTTGCACGTTGACCAAGCGATCGCACTTGCCCGTCGAGGATCGCACCTGCTGATCGAGAAGCCGTTGAGCACGTCACTGGAGCGGGTCGCCGAACTTCTCGACATCGTGAAGAGTCAGGATCTCATTGCCGGCGTCGCTTACGTATACCGCGTACACCCAGCGTTGACTGCAATGGCGGCGGAACTCGCGTCGCAACGCTGGGGTACACCCAAGCAGTTCATTATCGTTGGCGGCCAGCACTTCCCGACGTATCGTCCTCAGTACCGTGAAATCTATTACAACAACCCCGCTCAGGGAGGGGGCGCCGTCCAGGATGCTCTCACCCACTTACTGGATTGCGGGCGTTGGCTTGTCGGTCCGATCACCCGCCTCTGCGCCGACGCCGAGCATTTGGCTCTGCCAGGCGTCGAGGTCGAAGACGCCGCCGCCGTCTTGACCCGACAAGGCGAGGCTCTGGGTTGTTACGTGTTAAACCAGTTTCAAGGGGCTGACGAATTGACGATGACAGTCGTCTGCGAACGGGGAATGTGCCGCTTCGAAAACCACTTGTCTCGGTGGCAGTGGATCGACGGCGTCGCCGGCTCTTGGCACGACGTTCCGACTCCGCTGCGCAACCGCGATGATCTCTATCAGCGACAAGCCGAAGCGTTTCTCGACGCAGTCGAACGACACGTCGATCCTCCCTGCAGTCTTGTCGAGGGCGCATCGACTCTTGCCGCCTGTCAGGCAGTGCTCGACTCGTGGCGCGAGCAGCGGTGGGTCGAACCGATTCAAATCACTTGATGGTGGCAAGCTTACCCAACGGATCGATCGATCAATGAGCAGTGATTATCGCCTATTCGAATCAATTGCCGGGCGGGGAGTTCCGAGCAGCGATCTCCCTTTCAGCCCGGCCGTGCGCTGCGGCGAGTTCGTCTTCGTGTCCGGTCAAGCCTCGGTCGACGGGGAAGGGCGCATTGTCAGCGATACGTTTTCCGGGGAAATGCGACGCTCGTTCGAAAACCTCAGGCATGTGCTGGCGGGTGCTGGACTTACGCTACGGAACGTTGTCAAGCTCTCCGCATTTGTCGCGCAACAGGAGGATCTGCCGGAGTTCAACCGGATCTACCGCGAGTATTTCGACCAGCCGTATCCTGCGCGGACGACAATCGTCGGATGCTTGGGCGATCTTCTCAAATTCGAAGTTGATGCGATTGCCGTCCATCCGCCGCTCGAATAGCTGTCTCATACGCAAGTCGCTAGCTCAGGTCCCTTATTGATAGCCCAGTACGATCACAACTTTACGCCTCCATGTCCGTTCTCGATAAATTTCGCCTCGACGGAAAGCTCGCGTTGGTGACCGGAGGAGCCGGTCCGCTGTTCGGCTCCTGTTGCACGCAGGCGCTCGCGGAAGCAGGCGCCACGGTGATCACCGCGTCACGTTCGCTGGAAAATAACCGAGCCTACGCCGGAAAGCTTTGCAAGCTGGGTTTCGCGGCTCACGGTCTCTCGGTCGATTTGGGCGACGGCCGGTCAATTGATGCGCTCCATGACGAAATCGCCTCTCGTTTCGGTCCGGTTGATATTCTGGTAAACAGCGCACTGTCGCGTCCTCCAGACATGAACCCGATCGAAAGCGTCACGCTCGAGTCCCTTGCTAGCTCAGCGCAGGCGGATCTGGTGGGCCTGATCTGGACTTGCAAGCGATTCTGCGCCGATATGGTCGAAC of the Pirellulales bacterium genome contains:
- a CDS encoding exo-alpha-sialidase, which gives rise to MVVTSAWPDWSGRESPWRHDGLAFASRDGGETWGELVQVVRQDHPSLGAFEQALTRLSDGRVLAICWNYDIAQSRSLSNRIAFSNDGFAFGACRDAPLKGETCRVLGLPSNRVLAVYRRVDRPGLWAQLARIDGDQWIPKADLQLWTGSPSYGDAADLDGGVAKMSSLRFGCPTVVHLSNGEAFVAFWCFEDCISVIRWFRLAIQAE
- a CDS encoding sodium:solute symporter family protein, with protein sequence MRPLVGQENRDRLAPRLAAVARSAAYRSNVDRLKGAAEVESDEDLARRKFCRRRKERMATVQMGQRIAINDSRADNFNRPHGSRLMRSRIGLGYAIDRELFYEQNKPPQVGADLDWFCTSWAAIPGILERDPTLTDRPSLDVPFLQRSMTPTQSLLIAMNVAPVDWWILGGSFVLLLTIAVKINQQCRSVADYLISGRKVRLWLGMGAGIAGEVGLVTIVSICEQGYLRGFGFILIGLLSTLILAPLFGIFGFGIERFRASKVMTVSQYLEMRYSRRLRILSGILNALAGVLQMCIFPIIGARFLRALIDAPAVVSQWGLTAPTEWILMGALLSCTVIFTFLGGYVTLIVTNFLQMIVIMVAIYWLFFYLIADIGVQNLWTTLENTKGLAGFYPFAAEGDAYGFVWFSWLMTMSVLLQFSYGPYLQKYASMDRPKTVSRAFLLSSLFTNGRTFVVLGLGVCALAALGETPPDALGASKAEWSTLATPYYLSSVVPPVLMGVLLSGLVFADISTTDQYVLSWSTAIVNDCICPFLKSPLSPETHIRAVRMTIVALCGLFFVFGMFYSPTLPLWDYLWLCANIIGGTGIAMLMGMYWSKTTTAGAYAAVLICLILPLADLASRQIYAMRHPDGIYPIASETTGLGTYVIALVALVVVSLASGGPTRFWDLARDVQVQNEAEA
- a CDS encoding Gfo/Idh/MocA family oxidoreductase, producing MDEWSNAGRLRRRGRISIVKEMRVSKTHQVLVIGGGSIGERHVRSFLATRRCTVAVCEPNELRLRQLADRYDLAADFKSTDELTDYVPDISVIATPADLHVDQAIALARRGSHLLIEKPLSTSLERVAELLDIVKSQDLIAGVAYVYRVHPALTAMAAELASQRWGTPKQFIIVGGQHFPTYRPQYREIYYNNPAQGGGAVQDALTHLLDCGRWLVGPITRLCADAEHLALPGVEVEDAAAVLTRQGEALGCYVLNQFQGADELTMTVVCERGMCRFENHLSRWQWIDGVAGSWHDVPTPLRNRDDLYQRQAEAFLDAVERHVDPPCSLVEGASTLAACQAVLDSWREQRWVEPIQIT
- a CDS encoding RidA family protein, with amino-acid sequence MSSDYRLFESIAGRGVPSSDLPFSPAVRCGEFVFVSGQASVDGEGRIVSDTFSGEMRRSFENLRHVLAGAGLTLRNVVKLSAFVAQQEDLPEFNRIYREYFDQPYPARTTIVGCLGDLLKFEVDAIAVHPPLE
- a CDS encoding SDR family oxidoreductase, with the translated sequence MSVLDKFRLDGKLALVTGGAGPLFGSCCTQALAEAGATVITASRSLENNRAYAGKLCKLGFAAHGLSVDLGDGRSIDALHDEIASRFGPVDILVNSALSRPPDMNPIESVTLESLASSAQADLVGLIWTCKRFCADMVERGQGSVINIGSIYGVVGNDPGLYASAGNRPPIVYPFLKGGVTNLTRALAAQYGRSGVRVNAVSPGGFDPQSPPAFQEAYCARCPLGRMMNEEDLQGAVVFLASDASRYVTGVNLMVDGGWTAI